A single region of the Kocuria rosea genome encodes:
- a CDS encoding helix-turn-helix domain-containing protein: protein MLTTSATDFARLASEVFVPLEVDTTERVTFRAQLDHRPTGHVEISHIHATRHVIEHDMPPTTTRASVKFGLQLGGTCVVEQDGRTAVLAPGDMVVYDTDRPYRLDFPQEARLLVLMLPGTGLELPPSAVGSVTATRFRGDDGVGALAADFLGGLSDRMHVLAGRSATRLGRSAVDLVGALLTERTEDVSGDDTAGGQEALRVAARTVVEDHLADPQLGPPMVAAHLFLSVRRLHEIFQGEEYTLSAWIRHRRLEQCRLALLDPALAHRPVSRVGAAWGFPDAAHFSRVFKQEFGMSPAQFRATTRG from the coding sequence GTGCTCACCACCTCCGCGACCGACTTCGCCCGCCTGGCCTCCGAGGTGTTCGTGCCACTGGAGGTGGACACCACCGAGCGCGTCACCTTCCGCGCACAGCTGGACCACCGCCCGACTGGACATGTGGAGATCAGCCACATCCACGCCACCCGGCACGTCATCGAGCACGACATGCCGCCCACCACTACCAGGGCCTCGGTGAAGTTCGGCCTTCAGCTCGGTGGCACGTGCGTCGTCGAGCAGGACGGCCGGACCGCCGTGCTGGCGCCGGGGGACATGGTCGTCTACGACACCGACCGCCCCTACCGGCTCGACTTCCCCCAGGAGGCCCGGCTGTTGGTGCTCATGCTTCCCGGCACGGGCCTGGAGCTGCCCCCGAGTGCCGTGGGATCCGTGACTGCGACCCGGTTCCGCGGAGACGACGGTGTCGGCGCGCTGGCCGCGGACTTCTTGGGCGGGCTCTCCGACCGGATGCACGTGCTGGCCGGGCGCTCCGCGACCCGCCTGGGGCGCTCCGCGGTGGACCTCGTGGGCGCATTGCTCACGGAGCGGACAGAAGACGTGTCCGGGGACGACACCGCCGGCGGCCAAGAGGCGCTGCGCGTCGCAGCGCGCACCGTCGTCGAAGACCACCTTGCCGACCCGCAACTCGGTCCGCCCATGGTCGCCGCCCACCTGTTCCTCTCGGTCCGGCGCCTGCACGAGATCTTCCAGGGCGAGGAGTACACCCTCTCCGCCTGGATCCGGCACCGGCGCCTCGAGCAGTGCCGCCTGGCCCTGCTCGACCCGGCCCTCGCCCACCGCCCGGTCTCCCGCGTCGGGGCAGCGTGGGGCTTCCCCGACGCCGCACACTTCTCCCGGGTCTTCAAACAGGAGTTCGGAATGTCCCCGGCACAGTTCAGGGCTACGACGCGCGGCTGA
- a CDS encoding aldehyde dehydrogenase family protein produces the protein MTTGTATTSPTASSTLPSFTYEELLAAITAPNGREILDPATGELVGRVPESTVEDLEQALTRARGKQPEWAAVPDAERSALLLLAADAVEANAAALAELLSREQGKPVHNGPNAMFEVGGAVAWLRATASLPLEAETLFDDETGHAVLSYEPIGVIGAISPWNWPMMISVWQIAPALRMGNTVVAKPSEYTPLSVLGLAHVLNQVLPEGLLTVVAGGREVGEVLSKHAGVDKVMFTGSTATGKAIMRSAADSLTRLTLELGGNDAGIVLPDADPQAIAEGLFWGAFINTGQTCAALKRLYVHEDVYDAVCEALTEVAAAMPMGQGRDEKNVLGPLQNKAQYQIVAELVEQARAGGGRVLLGGDPLEDQPGYFYPATLVADLDDDNALVVEEQFGPALPIVKYSTVDEAVHMANRLDVGLGASVWGSDVATAREVASRIQAGTVWINKHGAVDPRMPFGGVKSSGFGVEFGVEGLKALGVPKVISS, from the coding sequence GTGACCACCGGTACCGCGACCACCTCCCCCACCGCTTCATCCACCCTGCCCTCGTTCACGTACGAGGAGCTGCTCGCCGCGATCACCGCCCCCAACGGCCGCGAGATCCTGGATCCGGCCACCGGGGAGCTGGTCGGCCGCGTGCCCGAGTCCACCGTCGAGGACCTCGAGCAGGCGCTGACCCGGGCACGGGGAAAGCAGCCCGAGTGGGCCGCGGTGCCGGACGCCGAGCGGTCGGCTCTGCTGCTGCTGGCCGCCGACGCCGTCGAGGCCAACGCCGCCGCCCTGGCCGAACTGCTCTCGCGCGAGCAGGGCAAGCCGGTGCACAACGGACCCAACGCGATGTTCGAGGTCGGCGGCGCGGTCGCCTGGCTGCGCGCCACGGCGTCACTGCCCCTGGAAGCCGAGACGCTCTTCGACGACGAGACCGGCCACGCGGTTCTAAGCTACGAGCCCATCGGGGTTATCGGGGCCATCAGCCCCTGGAACTGGCCGATGATGATCTCGGTCTGGCAGATCGCCCCGGCGCTGCGGATGGGCAACACCGTGGTGGCCAAGCCCTCGGAGTACACTCCGCTGTCCGTCCTGGGGCTGGCCCACGTCCTCAACCAGGTCCTGCCCGAGGGGCTGCTCACCGTGGTGGCCGGCGGCCGGGAGGTCGGCGAGGTGCTGTCGAAGCACGCCGGGGTGGACAAGGTGATGTTCACCGGCTCGACCGCCACCGGTAAGGCCATCATGCGCTCGGCCGCGGACTCCCTCACCCGCCTGACGCTGGAGCTCGGCGGCAACGACGCCGGCATCGTCCTGCCTGACGCCGACCCGCAGGCCATCGCCGAGGGCCTGTTCTGGGGCGCGTTCATCAACACCGGCCAGACCTGTGCGGCGCTCAAGCGCCTCTACGTCCACGAGGACGTCTACGACGCCGTGTGCGAGGCCCTCACCGAGGTCGCCGCGGCCATGCCGATGGGCCAAGGGCGGGACGAGAAGAACGTGCTCGGCCCGCTGCAGAACAAGGCCCAGTACCAGATCGTGGCCGAGCTCGTAGAGCAGGCGCGGGCCGGCGGGGGCCGGGTGCTGCTCGGCGGTGATCCGCTCGAGGATCAGCCGGGATACTTCTACCCGGCCACACTCGTGGCCGACCTCGACGACGACAACGCCCTCGTGGTCGAGGAGCAGTTCGGGCCCGCACTGCCGATCGTGAAGTACTCCACCGTGGACGAGGCCGTGCACATGGCCAACCGCCTGGACGTCGGTCTCGGCGCCTCGGTGTGGGGCTCGGACGTGGCCACCGCGCGCGAGGTCGCCTCCCGGATCCAGGCCGGCACCGTGTGGATCAACAAGCACGGCGCCGTCGACCCCCGCATGCCCTTCGGCGGCGTCAAAAGCTCTGGGTTCGGCGTGGAGTTCGGAGTAGAGGGCCTCAAGGCCCTCGGCGTGCCGAAGGTCATCTCCTCCTGA
- a CDS encoding GMC family oxidoreductase, with the protein MSASTKTYIVVGAGTAGSILTRRLLDAGHEVTLLEAGDHDLNPAIHSVSRLGELWHSAEDWDYFTVPQKNADGRVIHWPRGRVLGGSHALNATIWVRGAAQDYDAWAADGCPGWSWKDVLPWFRAVEAYVPPAGAAPDESRGTDGPVPAVQDYPLNPIFESIIEAAEHVGVPYNADYNAGTLDGVSQQQVNVRDGKRFNTWMAYVKPVAEDPRLTLRTGVLMKKVLIEDSRAVGVAVVPFNDPDGTPEEIRADEVILCAGALDSPKILLRSGIGPAVHLSEVGVPVVHDLPGVGANLHDHLLAPVIAEATSRTIEHPESDWSVTQTHLFWRSRPDLDVPDTQPIHFSVPMYDDGMTGPANAFTLHSGLVRPYSRGTVRLTGPGTSDPVELDPNILADPRDREALLASFRQARAMVAAPPLAEEWGAAELYPGPEVRTEEEEIAYINRFVTTYHHQVGTCRMGTSPDAVVSPEDLRVHGIDGLRVVDASVMPRVPSGNTNAPTAMIAERAAALMTADDTSPATATEVAGVGL; encoded by the coding sequence ATGAGCGCATCGACCAAGACCTACATCGTCGTGGGCGCCGGCACCGCCGGCAGCATCCTGACCCGCCGCCTCCTCGACGCCGGGCACGAGGTAACCCTTCTCGAGGCCGGCGACCACGACCTCAATCCCGCGATCCACTCCGTGTCCCGCCTGGGCGAACTGTGGCACTCGGCCGAGGACTGGGACTACTTCACCGTGCCGCAGAAGAACGCGGACGGCCGGGTGATCCACTGGCCGCGCGGCCGCGTGCTCGGGGGCTCCCACGCCCTCAACGCCACCATCTGGGTGCGCGGAGCGGCCCAGGACTACGACGCCTGGGCCGCCGACGGCTGCCCCGGCTGGTCCTGGAAGGACGTGCTGCCGTGGTTCAGGGCGGTCGAGGCCTACGTCCCGCCCGCCGGCGCGGCGCCGGACGAGAGCCGCGGCACGGACGGTCCCGTTCCCGCGGTGCAGGACTATCCGCTCAATCCGATCTTCGAGTCGATCATCGAGGCCGCCGAGCACGTGGGCGTGCCCTACAACGCGGACTACAACGCCGGCACCCTCGACGGCGTCTCCCAGCAGCAGGTCAACGTCCGGGACGGGAAGCGCTTCAACACCTGGATGGCCTACGTCAAGCCCGTGGCGGAGGACCCGCGCCTGACACTGCGCACCGGGGTGCTGATGAAGAAGGTCCTCATCGAGGACAGCCGCGCCGTCGGCGTGGCCGTCGTGCCCTTCAACGACCCGGACGGCACCCCGGAGGAGATCCGCGCCGACGAGGTGATCCTGTGTGCCGGGGCGCTCGACTCGCCCAAGATCCTGCTGCGCTCGGGCATCGGCCCGGCCGTCCACCTGTCCGAGGTCGGGGTCCCGGTGGTCCACGACCTGCCCGGGGTGGGCGCGAACCTCCACGACCACCTGCTGGCCCCGGTCATCGCCGAGGCGACGAGCCGCACCATCGAGCACCCCGAGAGCGACTGGTCCGTCACCCAGACCCACCTGTTCTGGCGCTCCCGCCCCGACCTGGACGTGCCCGACACCCAGCCGATCCACTTCTCGGTCCCGATGTACGACGACGGGATGACGGGTCCGGCCAACGCCTTCACCCTGCACTCCGGCCTAGTCCGCCCCTACTCCCGGGGCACGGTGCGCCTGACCGGGCCGGGAACCTCCGACCCCGTGGAGCTGGACCCGAACATCTTGGCCGACCCGCGCGACCGCGAGGCGCTGCTGGCGTCCTTCCGCCAGGCCCGCGCCATGGTGGCCGCCCCGCCGCTGGCGGAGGAGTGGGGTGCCGCGGAGCTCTACCCCGGCCCGGAGGTGCGCACAGAGGAAGAGGAGATCGCCTACATCAACCGGTTCGTCACCACCTACCACCACCAGGTCGGCACGTGCCGCATGGGCACCAGCCCGGACGCGGTGGTCTCCCCTGAGGACTTGCGCGTGCACGGGATCGACGGCCTGCGGGTCGTGGACGCTTCGGTCATGCCGCGGGTCCCCAGCGGCAACACGAACGCGCCCACCGCGATGATCGCCGAGCGCGCCGCCGCCCTCATGACCGCGGACGACACGTCGCCCGCCACTGCCACGGAGGTAGCCGGCGTCGGCCTCTAA
- a CDS encoding ABC transporter ATP-binding protein, whose product MSCAAVLSVRELVCGYAGVPVTAGVSFEVGPGEAVVLRGANGAGKSTVLRTAVGQQAPVSGERWLKGGPVVENSLAYRRAVSCLFDEDAFLPGVSVGHHLELVLRGHGVADAPVVAAEAVVEFGLQDRVDASPFALSSGQRRRALLAAALIRPFELLVLDEPEQRLDTLMRARLADRLVTARQAGAGLLIATHDAPLADTVGTTVLSLDSDGALPPITAEPQREGQS is encoded by the coding sequence GTGAGTTGCGCCGCTGTCCTGTCTGTTCGTGAGTTGGTGTGTGGTTATGCCGGGGTGCCGGTGACCGCCGGGGTCAGCTTCGAGGTGGGGCCGGGGGAGGCGGTGGTGCTGCGCGGGGCCAATGGGGCGGGCAAGTCCACGGTGCTGCGCACGGCCGTGGGCCAGCAGGCTCCGGTGAGCGGGGAGCGGTGGCTGAAGGGCGGGCCGGTGGTGGAGAACTCGCTGGCCTACCGCCGGGCGGTGAGCTGCCTGTTCGACGAGGACGCGTTCTTGCCCGGGGTGTCGGTGGGGCATCACTTGGAACTGGTGCTGCGCGGTCACGGGGTGGCCGATGCGCCGGTCGTGGCCGCTGAGGCGGTGGTCGAGTTCGGGCTACAGGACCGGGTGGACGCCTCGCCGTTCGCTCTGTCCTCAGGCCAGCGTCGGCGGGCGCTGCTGGCCGCGGCCCTGATCCGCCCGTTCGAGCTGCTGGTGCTCGATGAGCCCGAACAGCGCCTGGACACTCTGATGCGTGCCCGTTTGGCCGACCGTCTGGTCACCGCCCGGCAGGCAGGGGCGGGGTTGCTCATCGCCACCCACGACGCGCCGCTGGCGGACACGGTGGGCACCACCGTGCTGAGCCTCGACTCCGACGGTGCCCTGCCACCGATTACGGCTGAGCCGCAGCGGGAGGGCCAGTCGTGA
- a CDS encoding nuclear transport factor 2 family protein yields the protein MSTPDQPRPPLPPFTHESALAKVQAAEDAWNSRDPERVAGAYSVDTEWRNRDQYIRGREEVVAFLTDKWDHELDYRLRKNLWSFTDNRIGVRFQYEWHDTGGQWWRSYGNELWEFDELGYMRRREASINDVAIGESDLRITPGEGELPVW from the coding sequence ATGAGCACTCCTGACCAGCCGCGCCCCCCGCTTCCGCCCTTCACCCACGAGAGCGCCCTCGCCAAGGTCCAGGCCGCCGAAGACGCCTGGAACAGCCGTGACCCCGAACGCGTCGCCGGCGCCTACTCCGTCGACACCGAGTGGCGCAACCGCGACCAATACATCCGCGGGCGTGAAGAGGTCGTCGCCTTTCTCACCGACAAGTGGGACCACGAGCTCGACTACCGCCTGCGCAAGAACCTCTGGTCCTTCACGGACAACCGGATCGGAGTGCGATTCCAGTACGAGTGGCACGACACCGGCGGGCAGTGGTGGCGCTCCTACGGCAACGAGCTGTGGGAATTCGACGAACTCGGCTACATGCGCCGCCGCGAGGCCTCCATCAACGACGTCGCCATCGGAGAGTCCGACCTGCGCATCACTCCCGGCGAGGGCGAGCTTCCCGTCTGGTGA